From a single Silene latifolia isolate original U9 population chromosome 6, ASM4854445v1, whole genome shotgun sequence genomic region:
- the LOC141588400 gene encoding uncharacterized protein LOC141588400, with protein MKDILTRKRSFNEVETIAFTEECSALLQSKSPPKLKDPGSFSIPCTIGTHVIDKGLCDLGASVSVMPYSVCEKLNKGHLIVTNLTLQMADRTVKRPLGVLEGAPVKIGKFFIPVDFIVLDMAEDTQIPIILGRPFLHTVGAIIDVKQGRLTLEVGDDKVTFNLASMLTKPMMAHALPFYAPSF; from the coding sequence atgaaagatattttgacccGTAAGAGGAGCTTTAATGAAGTGGAGACCATTGCTTTTacagaagagtgtagtgcacttctACAAAGCAAGTCTCCACCCAAATTGAAGGATccaggtagtttttcaattccctgTACAATAGGCACTCATGTAATAGATAAAGGTTTATGTGATTtgggtgccagtgtcagtgtgaTGCCCTATTCGGTTTGCGAGAAACTGAACAAGGGGCATCTTATAGTTACCAACCTGACCCTACAAATGGCTGACCGGACAGTTAAGCGACCTCTTGGTGTATTAGAGGGTGCCCCTGTTAAGATAGGTAAATTCTTTATACCTGTTGATTTCATTGTGTTAGATATGGCTGAAGATACTCAGATTCCTATAatcttgggtaggccatttttacatACTGtaggggccattattgatgtcaaacagggACGTTTGACTCTCGAGGTAGGGGATGATAAGGTGACTTTTAACTTGGCTAGTATGCTGACTAAGCCTAtgatggctcatgccttgcctttttATGCCCCATCTTTTTGA